Proteins from one Niallia circulans genomic window:
- the speB gene encoding agmatinase, giving the protein MRFDEAYQGNVFIKSHQNFEESKAVLYGMPMDWTVSFRPGSRFGPTRIREVSVGLEEYSPYLDRDLADVKYFDAGDIPLPFGNPQKSLDMIEEFVDKVLAEDKFPLGMGGEHLVSWGVFQAMYKKYPDLAIIHMDAHTDLRDEYEGEPLSHSTPIKKVANLIGPKNVYSFGIRSGMKEEFEWAKEAGMHISKFEVLEPLKEILPTLAGRPVYVTIDIDVLDPAHAPGTGTVDAGGITSKELLASIHEIARSEVNVVGADLVEVAPIYDPSEQTANTASKLIREMILGWVK; this is encoded by the coding sequence TTGCGTTTTGATGAAGCATATCAAGGTAATGTTTTTATAAAAAGTCACCAAAATTTTGAGGAAAGTAAGGCAGTTCTTTATGGAATGCCAATGGATTGGACAGTATCCTTCCGTCCAGGCTCACGCTTTGGCCCAACAAGAATTCGTGAGGTATCAGTTGGTCTTGAAGAGTACAGCCCGTACTTAGACCGTGACTTGGCAGATGTAAAATACTTTGACGCTGGAGATATTCCATTGCCATTCGGAAACCCACAAAAAAGCTTAGACATGATTGAAGAATTCGTGGATAAAGTATTGGCTGAAGATAAGTTTCCACTTGGAATGGGTGGCGAGCATTTAGTTTCTTGGGGTGTATTCCAAGCGATGTACAAAAAATATCCTGACTTGGCCATCATCCATATGGACGCACATACAGATTTACGGGACGAATATGAGGGAGAGCCCCTATCTCACTCTACACCGATTAAAAAGGTTGCAAACCTTATCGGTCCAAAAAACGTCTATTCCTTTGGAATCCGTTCAGGTATGAAGGAAGAATTCGAATGGGCAAAAGAAGCTGGCATGCATATCTCAAAATTTGAAGTGCTAGAGCCACTTAAAGAAATCCTGCCAACATTAGCAGGCAGACCAGTATACGTTACAATCGATATCGACGTATTAGACCCAGCACACGCACCAGGAACAGGAACAGTAGACGCAGGCGGAATCACATCAAAAGAACTGCTTGCATCCATACACGAAATAGCACGCTCAGAAGTAAACGTTGTAGGAGCAGACTTAGTAGAAGTAGCCCCAATTTACGACCCATCTGAACAAACAGCAAATACAGCAAGCAAACTAATCAGAGAAATGATTCTTGGTTGGGTGAAATAA